Proteins from one Planctomycetota bacterium genomic window:
- a CDS encoding endonuclease V — MHPRQERVEPEVLARWKEKQEKLASRVITTSVHHELTHVAGVDCAFAGDAIVAVAVLWDVVSQDVVRVRSVRRKVTVPYRTGFLSFREGQAVHEVLDRLGPFDAAIFDGQGLAHPRRCGLATHIGVERDIVAVGCAKSRLVGEYVDPPDETGIATDLVHRDEVVGRVIRTREGTKPVFVSIGHRCELDQAAAIVLATRRRYRLPEPTRLADKLVAKAKLGEVVDFS; from the coding sequence ATGCACCCGCGTCAGGAGCGAGTCGAGCCGGAGGTGCTGGCGCGGTGGAAAGAGAAGCAGGAGAAGCTTGCCTCGCGGGTCATAACGACATCGGTGCACCACGAGTTGACGCACGTCGCGGGAGTGGACTGTGCGTTTGCGGGCGATGCGATCGTCGCGGTCGCGGTGCTTTGGGATGTCGTTTCGCAAGACGTCGTTCGCGTGCGGTCAGTGCGCCGGAAGGTGACGGTGCCGTATCGGACGGGGTTCCTCAGCTTTCGCGAAGGGCAGGCGGTACACGAGGTGCTCGACCGGCTCGGCCCGTTCGACGCGGCGATCTTCGACGGGCAAGGACTGGCCCATCCGCGGCGATGCGGGCTGGCGACGCACATCGGGGTCGAACGCGACATCGTGGCCGTCGGGTGTGCCAAGAGCCGGCTCGTCGGCGAGTACGTCGATCCGCCGGACGAGACGGGCATAGCGACGGACCTCGTCCACCGCGACGAGGTCGTCGGCCGCGTGATCCGAACGCGTGAGGGGACGAAGCCCGTCTTTGTCAGCATCGGCCACCGATGCGAACTGGACCAAGCGGCCGCGATCGTGCTCGCGACACGCAGGCGGTACCGCCTGCCCGAACCGACGCGATTGGCCGACAAGCTGGTCGCCAAGGCAAAGCTCGGCGAGGTTGTCGACTTCAGCTAA